A genome region from Amblyraja radiata isolate CabotCenter1 chromosome 2, sAmbRad1.1.pri, whole genome shotgun sequence includes the following:
- the LOC116991784 gene encoding glycoprotein-N-acetylgalactosamine 3-beta-galactosyltransferase 1-like isoform X1 yields MSAISVVVFFCGAVLGYTAFYVLINLMDTNVTENTNVLVGDSVHHLHQRLQGMMKFNITQHKDENRDLADDLYKRVRILCWVMTGPQNLKKKTEHVKATWAKKCNSVLFMSSKKNKDFPTVGLDVKEGRQHLNRKTIEAFRYVFDHHLNEADWFLKADDDTYVIVDNLRWLLSTHSPDQPIFFGRKFKPFVQQGFMSGGAGYVLSREALKRYVGAFKTGKCNYSTGAEDVAVSKCMQSLDVDAGDSRDTNERETFHPLTLDHHLIKNYIPQSSWYRKYCFYPITEGPGCCSDLSVSFHYVNAATMYLLEYLTYHLRPYGYKYRYYPESATKDLKQT; encoded by the exons ATGTCAGCAATATCTGTGGTCGTGTTTTTCTGCGGGGCTGTATTAGGATATACTGCCTTCTATGTCCTGATTAATTTAATGGATACAAATGTAACGGAGAACACAAATGTGCTCGTAGGTGATTCTGTCCACCACCTACACCAACGTCTTCAAGGAATGATGAAATTTAACATCACGCAACATAAAG ATGAAAACAGAGACCTTGCTGATGATCTGTATAAGAGAGTGCGAATCCTGTGCTGGGTGATGACTGGGCCCCAGAATCTGAAAAAAAAGACCGAACATGTCAAAGCCACCTGGGCTAAAAAATGTAACTCTGTGCTTTTCATGAGCTCTAAAAAAAACAAAGATTTCCCTACAGTGGGACTCGATGTTAAAGAAGGCAGACAGCATCTTAATAGAAAAACTATCGAAGCATTCCGTTATGTTTTTGACCATCATTTGAATGAAGCTGATTGGTTCTTGAAAGCAGATGATGACACATACGTTATTGTTGACAATCTGCGTTGGCTATTATCAACGCATTCTCCAGATCAACCCATATTCTTTGGAAGAAAATTTAAGCCATTTGTTCAGCAAGGGTTCATGAGTGGTGGAGCTGGATATGTACTTAGCAGAGAAGCATTGAAAAGATATGTTGGTGCCTTCAAGACTGGGAAATGCAATTATTCAACAGGTGCAGAGGATGTAGCCGTTTCAAAGTGTATGCAGAGCCTTGATGTAGATGCTGGCGACTCCAGGGACACAAATGAAAGGGAAACCTTTCATCCTCTTACGCTAGATCATCATTTGATAAAAAACTATATACCGCAATCATCCTGGTACAGAAAATATTGTTTCTATCCCATTACAGAG gGTCCTGGATGTTGTTCGGATCTGTCAGTGTCATTCCACTATGTCAATGCTGCGACCATGTATCTTTTAGAGTACTTGACTTATCATCTCCGACCATACGGCTACAAGTATAGATATTATCCAGAGTCTGCAACAAAGGACTTGAAGCAGACATAG